A portion of the Punica granatum isolate Tunisia-2019 chromosome 7, ASM765513v2, whole genome shotgun sequence genome contains these proteins:
- the LOC116213739 gene encoding probable cellulose synthase A catalytic subunit 5 [UDP-forming] translates to MEASAGLVAGSHNRNELVVIRRDGDPALKQSQHLTGQICQICGDDVGLNADGELFVACNECAFPICRTCYEYERREGNQACPQCKTRFKRLKGCARVAGDEEEDDIDDVENEFNFEGRMRGNMQQSLAAEGMLHGPANYGLGYDPDLPQAIHPFQNNVPLLTNGQMVDDIPPDQHALVPSYMGAGGGGGGKRIHPLPFTDPNLPVQPRSMDPSKDLAAYGYGSVAWKERMESWKQKQEKLQMMKNEKGGKDLDYDGDGPDIPLMDEGRQPLSRKLPVPSSQINPYRMIIIIRLVVLGFFFHYRITHPVNDAFALWLISVICEIWFGISWILDQFPKWLPIERETYLDRLSLRYEKEGQPSQLSSVDIFVSTVDPLKEPPLVTANTVLSILAVDYPVDKVSCYVSDDGAAMLTFEALSETSEFAKKWVPFCKKFSIEPRAPEFYFAQKIDYLQDKVQASFVKERRAMKREYEEFKVRINALVAKAQKVPEEGWTMQDGTPWPGNNVRDHPGMIQVFLGQSGGHDTDGNELPRLVYVSREKRPGFNHHKKAGAMNALVRVSAVLTNAPYLLNLDCDHYINNSKALREAMCFLMDPLLGKRVCYVQFPQRFDGIDRHDRYANRNTVFFDINMKGLDGIQGPIYVGTGCVFTRQALYGIDAPKAKKPPTRTCNCLPKWLCCGCCCSGRRKKKTKSKNKLESKKKSLSSKKGELLALPALEGIEEGIEGIESESLIPQHKLEKKFGQSPVFVASTLLEDGGTLKSTSPASLLKEAIHVISCGYEDKTEWGKEVGWIYGSVTEDILTGFKMHCHGWRSIYCIPPRPAFKGSAPINLSDRLHQVLRWALGSIEIFLSQHCPIWYGYGGGLKWLERLSYINATIYPWTSIPLLAYCTLPAVCLLTGKFITPELSNVASLWFLSLFICIFATSILEMRWSGVGIDEWWRNEQFWVIGGVSAHLFAVFQGLLKVLAGVDTNFTVTSKAGEDEEFSELYAFKWTTLLIPPTTLLIINLIGVVAGISNAINNGYDSWGPLFGKLFFAFWVIVHLYPFLKGLLGRQNRTPTIIIVWSILLASIFSLLWVRIDPFLAKSDGPVLEECGLDCN, encoded by the exons ATGGAGGCAAGCGCTGGCCTTGTTGCCGGTTCGCATAACCGTAATGAGCTCGTGGTCATTCGTAGAGATGGCGATCCTGCG TTGAAGCAGTCGCAGCACTTGACGGGACAGATATGCCAGATTTGCGGAGACGACGTGGGGCTGAATGCAGACGGGGAGCTGTTCGTTGCGTGCAATGAGTGCGCGTTCCCTATTTGTCGGACTTGCTACGAGTACGAGCGTCGCGAGGGAAACCAAGCTTGTCCTCAGTGCAAGACCCGGTTCAAGCGTCTAAAGG GGTGCGCAAGAGTGGCAGGAGATGAGGAGGAAGATGATATCGATGATGTAGAGAACGAATTTAATTTCGAAGGACGGATGAGGGGAAATATGCAGCAATCGCTTGCTGCTGAAGGGATGCTTCATGGGCCTGCGAATTATGGCCTTGGCTACGATCCCGATCTGCCTCAGGCCATTCATCCGTTCCAAAACAATGTTCCTCTCCTCACCAACGGCCAAATG GTCGATGATATTCCTCCTGATCAGCATGCTTTGGTCCCCTCGTACATGGGGGCTGGTGGTGGCGGCGGAGGCAAAAGAATCCATCCTTTACCCTTCACAGATCCCAATCTTCCCG TTCAACCAAGATCCATGGACCCATCCAAGGACTTGGCTGCTTACGGCTATGGGAGTGTAGCCTGGAAGGAGAGGATGGAGAGCTGGAAACAGAAGCAGGAGAAGCTTCAGatgatgaaaaatgaaaaaggcgGCAAAGATTTGGACTATGATGGAGATGGTCCTGATATACCTCT AATGGATGAGGGGAGACAGCCATTATCGAGGAAGTTGCCTGTTCCTTCAAGCCAAATCAATCCTTACCGTATGATCATCATAATCCGACTTGTCGTCCTTGGGTTCTTCTTCCACTATCGAATAACGCATCCAGTGAATGATGCTTTTGCCCTGTGGCTCATCTCTGTCATCTGTGAAATTTGGTTTGGAATCTCGTGGATTCTCGACCAGTTCCCGAAATGGCTCCCTATTGAAAGGGAAACTTACTTGGACAGACTGTCTCTGAG GTATGAGAAGGAAGGCCAACCTTCTCAACTCTCGTCTGTCGATATCTTTGTGAGTACGGTGGACCCATTAAAGGAACCTCCACTGGTGACTGCAAACACGGTCTTATCGATCCTTGCAGTGGACTACCCAGTAGACAAGGTCTCTTGCTATGTCTCTGATGATGGTGCTGCTATGTTAACATTCGAAGCTCTCTCAGAGACTTCGGAGTTCGCCAAGAAGTGGGTTCCTTTCTGCAAGAAGTTCAGCATCGAGCCAAGGGCACCAGAGTTCTATTTCGCCCAGAAGATAGATTACCTTCAGGACAAAGTCCAAGCCTCATTCGTGAAGGAGAGGAGGGCAATGAAG AGAGAGTATGAAGAGTTTAAGGTTCGAATCAATGCTTTAGTCGCAAAAGCCCAGAAGGTCCCTGAAGAAGGATGGACTATGCAGGATGGGACTCCTTGGCCTGGAAATAATGTCCGTGATCACCCTGGCATGATTCAG GTCTTTCTCGGACAAAGTGGAGGGCATGACACTGATGGCAATGAGCTACCCCGCTTGGTTTATGTCTCCAGAGAAAAGAGACCCGGCTTTAACCACCACAAGAAGGCTGGAGCTATGAATGCTTTG GTGCGAGTTTCTGCTGTTCTCACGAATGCACCTTACCTGCTGAATCTCGACTGTGATCACTACATCAACAATAGCAAGGCCCTGAGGGAAGCGATGTGCTTCCTGATGGATCCACTGCTTGGGAAGAGAGTTTGCTATGTGCAGTTCCCTCAAAGATTTGACGGTATTGATAGGCATGATCGATATGCCAACAGAAACACCGTGTTCTTCGAT ATTAACATGAAAGGTCTGGATGGGATTCAAGGGCCGATTTACGTCGGGACAGGGTGTGTGTTCACAAGGCAAGCGTTATACGGCATAGATGCTCCAAAAGCGAAGAAGCCGCCTACTAGGACTTGCAACTGCTTGCCAAAATGGTTGTGCTGCGGGTGCTGTTGCTCaggaaggaggaagaagaagacgaagagCAAGAACAAGTTGGagtcgaagaagaagagcctTAGCAGTAAGAAGGGAGAACTCTTGGCTCTGCCTGCCTTGGAAGGGATTGAAGAAGGCATTGAAG GAATCGAATCTGAGAGTTTGATCCCTCAGCATAAGCTGGAGAAAAAGTTTGGTCAATCTCCTGTTTTCGTGGCATCTACCCTACTTGAAGATGGCGGGACACTGAAGAGTACAAGCCCCGCATCTCTCCTTAAGGAAGCTATCCACGTTATCAGCTGTGGCTACGAAGACAAAACTGAATGGGGAAAAGAG GTTGGATGGATTTACGGCTCTGTGACAGAGGATATATTAACAGGCTTCAAGATGCACTGTCATGGGTGGCGCTCAATATACTGCATCCCTCCTCGTCCCGCATTTAAGGGGTCTGCTCCAATCAATCTCTCTGATCGTCTGCACCAAGTCCTTCGGTGGGCACTCGGTTCCATCGAGATCTTCTTGAGCCAGCACTGTCCAATTTGGTATGGGTACGGAGGTGGCCTCAAGTGGTTGGAGCGCTTGTCATACATCAATGCAACAATCTATCCATGGACATCGATTCCTTTGCTGGCATACTGTACCTTGCCTGCTGTGTGCTTGCTCACTGGAAAATTTATCACACCAGAG CTTAGCAATGTGGCGAGCTTGTGGTTTTTGTCCCTCTTCATCTGCATCTTTGCCACGAGCATCCTCGAGATGCGGTGGAGTGGGGTAGGGATTGACGAGTGGTGGAGGAACGAGCAGTTCTGGGTCATTGGAGGAGTTTCTGCCCACCTCTTTGCTGTGTTCCAAGGACTCCTGAAGGTCCTGGCTGGTGTTGACACGAACTTCACTGTGACATCAAAGGCCGGGGAAGATGAGGAGTTCTCGGAGCTCTATGCCTTCAAGTGGACCACCCTTCTCATTCCACCAACGACTCTACTCATCATAAACCTCATTGGAGTCGTGGCTGGTATCTCGAATGCCATCAACAACGGGTATGACTCGTGGGGGCCTCTATTCGGGAAGCTGTTCTTTGCTTTCTGGGTGATTGTTCATCTGTACCCCTTCCTCAAGGGTCTTCTGGGTCGGCAGAACCGGACCCCGACAATCATCATCGTGTGGTCTATTCTGCTTGCATCTATCTTCTCCCTCCTGTGGGTCAGGATCGATCCGTTCCTGGCCAAATCAGATGGACCAGTCCTGGAGGAATGCGGGTTGGATTGTAATTAA